CAGAAGCAAATTTATCTTGATATATGATAATAATTTCCGTTTCAATATTGAAAATGAATGCAATTAAATCATACTTAATATTATAAAGACTAATTAAATCTAATGAatgacagttttttttttcaaaacagaTTTAAGGGAAAAGAAAACATATATATTAAACAAATTACCAACAAATAAATATTGATTCGCTATCCAATGGAGTGTGATATGTCTGTTCTCTCTCCCTCTGGAGATGGCAGCGCGAAGCCACCGGACAAGGGCACTCAACCGCAACATGTTTCCTTTAAGGACAAGCTCATGGGGGGTTCTCCTGTTTCCCCACCACGTGAATTCGTAGACTTGATTGACAATGGTAAGATGAAGGTGATCTATGTGAATGATAATCCACTGCTACCAAAAATAGTAGTGGAACGGGAGGTGATTGAGAACATGTCCTCACCGTGGAAGGATGCTCTTGTCATCTCCCTTCTGGGCAAAAGACTAGGATACAAGCTCATGAAGGCTAAATTGACGAGCCTCTGGAGGCTGGCTGGCGAATTTGATCTCATGGATGTGGATAATGGCTTCTTCATGGTCAAATTTGACAGAACTGAGGACAGAGACAGGGTCATTAGTGGAGGACCCTGGATGATCTTTGATCATTACCTGGCGGTGGCCACCTGGAGCCCGGAGTTCATATCACCGGCTGCAAAGGTTAAGAAAACGTTGGCATGGATTCGCATCCCTGGTCTCAATGTCATATTTTATGATGAGAGCTATCTGATGTCGGCTGCAAGAGCCATAGGCAAGCCTGTGAAGCTGGATAGGAGCACACTCAAGGCGGAAAGGGGACGGTTTGCACGAATATGTGTAGAGCTTGACCTGGCTAAACCAGTTGTGGGAAAGATCTGTCTGGAGGACTACTGGTACAAGGTAGAATATGAGGGGCTCCATGTCATTTGCACCAAGTGCGGATGCTACGGGCACAGATCCAGGGAATGCACGGGCCTGCCAACTACAGCGCCAAATGGAGTTCAGAAAGGAGCAACCGGGGTGACGGCGGTGGCCCAAGAAGAGGTGCCAGCCACCGGAGACAAGGGCGGAGACATGGGGTGCCAAGCCATGGAAATTCTGTTACCTAGTGAGGCGGTTACAGAGGAAATCAGCATTGATGACGCCATTCAAGTTGACAAACCAGAATTAATTGCCAATGATGAGGGGGACCCACTAGGCCAATGGATGACCGTggtaaagaggaaaaaaatagaaagaagtCAACGGTACACGTGCAGAAGGCGGCGGCTGAGGAAAACAAGGGGAGGATAAATCCCAACGGAAAGCAAGGTAATGAGGGGCCAATTAAAGCTAATGATTCCAGCAAGAAACAACACGGAATCTTAGGCATATCCCACGTTGACAAGTATAGTAGCAAAGGTGGGACCGGAAGTAAAAAGGAGAAAGGCAAAGAAGTTATTATTACTGAAGGGAGTAAGGGGACAGCGGTGTTCCAGTTTGGAAGCACGAATGGGCCAGCAAACCAATTGATGATGATCAATAAAAAACGCCGGACACGAGGCTATGAATGGGAGCGTGGGGACCACGACGCAGTCAACGCGAGTCATCAAACCCCCCTCCGGATTTTGGGCCGCAATGATGAGGTAATGGAATCAGTTAGCGAGGGAATCAATGGGATCAACTCAGTCAAGGAAACTGATGTGGAGCTGGCACACGACACAATCACCATTAATGCCAATGATTAGCCCCATCAAGCCGGCCTGCCTTAAGGGGTTTTTCCCCTCCAATTTAAATCAGTGTTTAATGATTGGTTTTgatgattttaaaattatatcttGGAATATTAGAGGAGCAATGCATGACCATGGGAAACTTGCTGTGAAAGATATAATACGCAGTAAGAAACCTGATGTGTTTATCCTTTTGGAAACTAAATGCCAATTCCAAAGGGTTCGGAGATTCTGGAATTCCCTTGATTTTGTCCCAATCTTCATTGAGGAAGCCCGAGGCTTTAGCGGGGGAATTTGGGTGCTTGCTCATAGAGGTTCAAATGTGACTTTCAGGCTAGTGGAAGCTCATCAGCAAGTAGTGACCTTTGAGGTGTGGAAAGCAAACCTTTCCTGGGTTTGTAGTGCAGTGTATGCTTCCCCTATCCCAACACAGAGAGACCTTCTTTGGGACCACCTGCTGATCCTGAGAGGCTCGATCTGTCTTCCATGGCTTCTTCTGGGGGATTTTAATGAGATTCTTCTTCCCTCAGAAGTCCGAGGTGGTGACTTCCTGCCTAACCGAGCTGATTTGTTTGCATCAATCCTTGAGCGTTGCAACCTTATTGATCTAGGTTCAGTGCGGCGTAAGTACACTTGGTTCAGAAAGGTGAACAACAGACTTATCTTGTCTAAACGTTTGGATAGAGCACTGGGAGATACGGACTGGCGCCTAGCCTTCCCTGATGCGTTTGTAGAGATCCTCAACAGAGTTCACTCGGATCATGCCCCCCTCCTTCTCCAGTGTGGGAGCTTAGCTACGGACTCTCAAGACCGTCCTTACCGTTTTATTGCAGCTTGGACGGAGCATGCTCAGTTTGGGACTTTGGTGGAGAATGCGTGGAGGCAAGGTGACGAAGATATTGGCCAAAAGCTGGATCGAGTGAGGGAGGCTTCCTTGGAGTTTAATAAGGAGGTCTTTGGCAATATTTTTAGGAGGAAAAGACATATCGAAGCTCGCCTTAGAGGTGTCCAAAGAGACCTTGATACCATGGTGACCTCTAGCATGGTTCTTCTTGAAACCGACCTGCAACGCGAGTACCGTAATATCCTCAAGCAAGAAGAGCTATTGTGGTACCAG
This is a stretch of genomic DNA from Lotus japonicus ecotype B-129 chromosome 1, LjGifu_v1.2. It encodes these proteins:
- the LOC130721259 gene encoding uncharacterized protein LOC130721259, producing MECDMSVLSPSGDGSAKPPDKGTQPQHVSFKDKLMGGSPVSPPREFVDLIDNGKMKVIYVNDNPLLPKIVVEREVIENMSSPWKDALVISLLGKRLGYKLMKAKLTSLWRLAGEFDLMDVDNGFFMVKFDRTEDRDRVISGGPWMIFDHYLAVATWSPEFISPAAKVKKTLAWIRIPGLNVIFYDESYLMSAARAIGKPVKLDRSTLKAERGRFARICVELDLAKPVVGKICLEDYWYKVEYEGLHVICTKCGCYGHRSRECTGLPTTAPNGVQKGATGVTAVAQEEVPATGDKGGDMGCQAMEILLPSEAVTEEISIDDAIQVDKPELIANDEGDPLGQWMTVVKRKKIERSQRKKQHGILGISHVDKYSSKGGTGSKKEKGKEVIITEGSKGTAVFQFGSTNGPANQLMMINKKRRTRGYEWERGDHDAVNASHQTPLRILGRNDEVMESVSEGINGINSVKETDVELAHDTITINAND